From the genome of Acaryochloris thomasi RCC1774, one region includes:
- the aroQ gene encoding type II 3-dehydroquinate dehydratase, producing MGDLSILVLHGPNLNLLGQREPEIYGSSTLNDIDQALIQLSAELDAKIQPLQSNHEGSLVDAVQSAAKQHQGILINAAAYTHTSVALRDAIASVGLPAVEVHLSNIYKREDFRHHSYIAPVVVGQISGFGADSYTLGLRALVNHIRSQH from the coding sequence ATCGGTGACTTGAGCATCTTGGTTCTGCATGGGCCAAACTTGAACCTTTTAGGGCAGCGTGAACCAGAGATATATGGTTCGTCCACCTTAAATGACATTGATCAAGCTCTGATACAGCTCTCTGCTGAACTTGACGCTAAGATTCAGCCGCTACAGTCAAATCATGAAGGCAGTCTGGTAGACGCGGTTCAAAGTGCGGCAAAGCAGCACCAAGGCATCCTTATTAATGCTGCAGCTTACACACATACGAGTGTCGCATTGAGAGATGCGATCGCATCTGTTGGTCTCCCCGCAGTCGAGGTGCACCTTAGCAACATCTACAAGCGCGAAGATTTTCGTCATCATTCATACATCGCGCCAGTAGTGGTTGGCCAGATTAGTGGCTTTGGTGCTGATAGCTATACCTTGGGGCTACGTGCCCTCGTGAACCATATTCGGTCGCAGCACTGA
- a CDS encoding DNA topoisomerase I — protein MDFLDKVLEKLKDVARRVAEILLGPDMEPEMEPVPIPVRNREIYR, from the coding sequence ATGGATTTTTTGGATAAAGTACTGGAAAAGCTTAAGGACGTTGCCCGACGGGTCGCTGAGATCCTTCTTGGTCCTGATATGGAACCAGAAATGGAGCCTGTGCCAATTCCTGTTCGGAACCGCGAAATCTACCGCTAG